The Anaerohalosphaeraceae bacterium genome has a segment encoding these proteins:
- a CDS encoding TRAP transporter small permease: MAEWLKKILDRSLEILVMTVMGVLVVDVLWQVFSRYVLRAPSKWTEELAIFLLIWAALLGAAVATGRGAHLGIDYFVQKLPPRDRLGVEIFGFLCIVLFAFFVMIVGGTELVRITLRLQQKSPALGVQMGYVYLAVPISGFFMLLYSGIGLYERLVRFFRPSDEQADEVQDKEQ, encoded by the coding sequence ATGGCCGAATGGTTGAAGAAAATCCTCGACCGAAGTCTGGAAATTCTGGTGATGACGGTTATGGGGGTGCTGGTGGTTGATGTACTCTGGCAGGTGTTCAGCCGGTATGTGCTTCGGGCCCCGAGCAAATGGACGGAGGAGCTGGCGATTTTTCTGCTGATTTGGGCGGCACTGCTGGGGGCGGCGGTGGCGACCGGTCGGGGGGCGCATCTGGGGATTGATTATTTTGTCCAGAAACTGCCGCCGCGAGACCGGCTGGGTGTGGAGATTTTTGGGTTTCTGTGCATAGTGCTCTTTGCCTTTTTTGTGATGATTGTCGGCGGGACGGAGCTGGTTCGAATCACGCTGCGCCTCCAGCAGAAATCGCCGGCGCTGGGGGTACAGATGGGGTATGTGTATCTGGCGGTTCCCATCAGCGGTTTCTTTATGCTTTTGTACAGCGGAATCGGCCTGTATGAACGGCTAGTTCGTTTCTTCAGACCGTCGGATGAGCAGGCAGACGAGGTTCAGGACAAGGAGCAGTGA
- a CDS encoding TRAP transporter substrate-binding protein, with protein sequence MRKGLLIFIGLMLAWLAIGYAVSVLRGEQEVRILRLAHSLSPRHPVHVTMEYMAKLVEEKSGGRLIVQIFPNEQLGSEKEQIEALQIGYMSMTKTSTAPMEGFVPKMKIFGIPYLFRDSEHFWKVAEGPIGKELLNAGIEKGLKGLCYYDAGARSFYSKKPIYTPEDLKGLKVRVMQSIMSMQMIETMGGSPTPIAWGELYTALDQGVVDAAENNPPSFETSRHFEVCRYYTLDEHVRVPDILVISTRVWDSLTPEEQRILQEAADESVVFNRKLWAEAEQASLEAVKAAGVTVIEPDKTLFQQAVRPMWERYKGTELGELIEKIQEIR encoded by the coding sequence ATGCGAAAAGGACTTTTGATTTTTATCGGTCTGATGCTGGCCTGGCTGGCGATAGGGTATGCCGTATCGGTGCTGCGCGGGGAACAGGAGGTTCGAATTCTTCGGCTGGCACACAGTCTCAGCCCCCGCCATCCGGTTCATGTCACGATGGAGTATATGGCCAAACTGGTGGAGGAAAAGTCCGGCGGCCGGCTGATTGTGCAGATTTTCCCCAACGAACAGCTGGGTTCGGAAAAGGAGCAGATTGAGGCCCTGCAGATTGGGTATATGTCGATGACCAAAACATCGACGGCGCCGATGGAGGGGTTTGTGCCGAAGATGAAAATCTTCGGAATCCCCTATCTGTTCCGCGATTCGGAGCATTTCTGGAAGGTCGCGGAAGGACCGATTGGCAAAGAGCTGCTGAACGCCGGCATCGAGAAAGGGCTCAAAGGGCTTTGTTATTATGATGCCGGAGCTCGAAGCTTTTATTCCAAAAAGCCGATTTACACTCCGGAAGACCTCAAAGGACTGAAAGTGCGGGTGATGCAGAGCATTATGTCCATGCAGATGATTGAGACGATGGGGGGCTCTCCGACGCCGATTGCCTGGGGCGAACTGTACACGGCGCTGGACCAGGGCGTGGTGGATGCAGCGGAGAACAATCCGCCTTCGTTTGAGACCTCGCGGCATTTTGAAGTCTGCCGGTATTATACGCTGGATGAACATGTCCGTGTGCCGGATATTCTGGTCATCAGCACACGGGTTTGGGACAGTCTGACGCCGGAGGAGCAGCGGATTCTCCAGGAGGCGGCGGATGAGTCGGTTGTGTTTAATCGAAAACTCTGGGCGGAGGCGGAACAGGCCTCGCTGGAGGCCGTTAAGGCGGCCGGCGTAACCGTCATTGAGCCGGATAAGACCCTCTTTCAGCAGGCCGTCAGGCCGATGTGGGAGCGATATAAAGGCACGGAGCTGGGCGAACTGATTGAAAAGATTCAGGAGATTCGCTGA
- the uxaC gene encoding glucuronate isomerase: protein MRPFIHEDFLLETKAASRLYHEYAEKMPIYDYHCHLPVRLIAEDSCFENLTQAWLKGDHYKWRAMRTNGIPEERITGSASDWEKFSAWAATVPYTLRNPLYHWTHLELKRYFGIDRLLGPETAERIYEACSDLLKMPEFSIRNLLRKMNVQVLCTTEDPLDSLEWHQRIRQDGFEIFVHTAWRPDKALAAENPGFLNQWLDGLQKVSGIEIRTYSNLLEALHKRHDEFHANGCRLSDYGLETVYAAPYTRREVETAFSKLRAGQTLNETELLQYKSALLYDMAVMDAQAGWVLQLHLGALRNTNSKIMKRLGADTGCDSIGDFEIARPLAAFLDRLNREDLLPKTILYNLNPRDNELMATMIGNFQDGSCPGKLQYGSAWWFLDQKDGIEKQIEALSNMGLLSRFVGMLTDSRSFLSFPRHEYFRRILCNILGSDVEKGLLPPDFDWLGRIVEDICFQNACRYFDMECRRCDS, encoded by the coding sequence ATGCGACCGTTTATTCACGAGGATTTTCTGCTGGAAACCAAGGCGGCGTCGCGGCTGTATCACGAATACGCCGAAAAGATGCCGATTTATGATTACCATTGCCATCTGCCGGTACGGCTGATTGCCGAGGATAGCTGCTTTGAGAATCTCACGCAGGCCTGGCTCAAAGGAGACCATTACAAATGGCGGGCGATGCGGACCAACGGCATTCCGGAAGAGCGGATTACCGGTTCGGCGTCGGATTGGGAGAAGTTTTCCGCCTGGGCGGCCACCGTGCCTTATACCCTCCGCAATCCCCTGTATCACTGGACGCATCTGGAGCTGAAGCGGTATTTCGGGATTGACCGGCTGCTGGGGCCGGAGACGGCCGAGCGGATTTATGAGGCCTGCAGCGACCTGCTCAAGATGCCGGAATTCAGCATCCGCAACCTGCTGCGGAAGATGAACGTTCAGGTGCTCTGTACGACGGAGGACCCGCTGGATTCTTTGGAGTGGCATCAGCGTATCCGACAGGACGGCTTTGAGATTTTTGTGCATACGGCCTGGCGGCCGGACAAGGCGCTGGCGGCGGAGAATCCCGGTTTTTTGAATCAGTGGCTGGACGGGCTGCAAAAGGTTTCCGGCATAGAGATTCGCACGTATTCAAATCTGCTGGAGGCCCTGCATAAGCGTCATGATGAATTCCACGCCAACGGATGCCGGCTGTCGGATTACGGGCTGGAAACGGTGTATGCAGCGCCCTACACGCGGCGGGAGGTCGAAACGGCCTTTTCAAAACTGCGGGCCGGACAGACGCTGAACGAAACCGAGCTGCTTCAGTACAAATCGGCCCTTTTGTATGATATGGCGGTGATGGATGCCCAGGCCGGCTGGGTGCTTCAGCTGCATCTGGGGGCTTTGCGCAACACCAACAGCAAGATTATGAAGCGGCTGGGAGCCGATACCGGCTGTGATTCCATCGGGGATTTTGAAATTGCCCGTCCGCTGGCGGCCTTTCTGGACCGTCTGAACCGCGAAGACCTGCTGCCCAAGACGATTCTGTACAATCTGAATCCGCGGGACAATGAACTGATGGCCACGATGATCGGCAATTTCCAGGATGGGTCCTGTCCGGGAAAACTTCAATACGGTTCGGCGTGGTGGTTTCTGGACCAGAAAGACGGGATTGAAAAGCAGATAGAGGCCCTCTCTAATATGGGACTTTTAAGCCGATTTGTTGGGATGTTAACCGATTCGAGGAGTTTTTTATCCTTTCCTCGACACGAGTATTTTCGTAGAATTCTGTGCAATATCCTCGGCTCGGATGTGGAAAAGGGACTGCTGCCGCCGGATTTCGACTGGCTGGGCCGGATTGTGGAGGATATTTGTTTTCAGAATGCGTGCCGGTACTTTGATATGGAATGCCGGCGCTGTGATTCGTGA
- the gnd gene encoding decarboxylating NADP(+)-dependent phosphogluconate dehydrogenase: MAQADIGLIGLAVMGENLILNMESKGFTVACYNRTVEKVDAFLAGRAKGKNIIGCHSIEELVKVLKKPRKIMMMVKAGKPVDEFIEQLLPHLEDGDILIDGGNSHFPDTIRRTQYVESKGKLYIGTGVSGGEEGALRGPSIMPGGSPAAWPHVKPIFQKIAAKTDKGEPCCDWVGENGAGHFVKMVHNGIEYGDMQMICETYHLMKDGLGMTNEEMHKVFAEWYEGELNSYLIEITRDILAYKDEEGKYVLDLILDAAGQKGTGKWTVIAALDTGQPLTLIGEAVFARCLSALKEERVAASKVLKGPQAAFTGDKKQMIDDLRKALYASKIVSYAQGYQLMRAAAAEYKWNLNYGGIALMWRGGCIIRSVFLGKIKEAFDRNPNLSNLLLDPFFADAVQKGQASWRRVVTMAVQMGIPVPAMGSALAFYDGYRSERLPANLLQAQRDYFGAHTYERVDRPRGQYFHTNWTGRGGETSASTYVV, from the coding sequence ATGGCACAGGCGGATATCGGCTTAATCGGACTGGCGGTGATGGGGGAAAATCTGATTCTGAATATGGAAAGCAAGGGCTTTACGGTGGCCTGCTACAACCGGACGGTGGAAAAGGTGGACGCCTTTCTGGCCGGCCGGGCGAAGGGCAAGAATATCATCGGCTGCCATTCAATTGAGGAGCTGGTGAAGGTCTTGAAGAAGCCCCGCAAAATTATGATGATGGTCAAGGCGGGCAAGCCGGTGGATGAGTTCATCGAGCAGCTTCTGCCGCATCTGGAAGACGGGGACATCCTGATTGACGGCGGGAACAGCCACTTCCCGGATACGATTCGCCGAACGCAGTATGTCGAAAGCAAGGGCAAGCTGTACATCGGGACAGGTGTATCCGGCGGCGAGGAAGGGGCGCTGCGGGGTCCGTCGATTATGCCGGGCGGTTCGCCGGCAGCCTGGCCGCATGTCAAGCCGATTTTCCAGAAGATTGCCGCCAAGACGGACAAGGGCGAGCCGTGCTGCGACTGGGTGGGGGAAAACGGAGCCGGCCATTTCGTCAAGATGGTGCACAACGGCATCGAGTACGGCGATATGCAGATGATTTGCGAGACCTATCATCTGATGAAGGACGGCCTGGGAATGACCAACGAGGAAATGCATAAGGTCTTCGCTGAATGGTACGAGGGGGAGCTGAATTCCTATCTGATTGAAATTACCCGAGACATCCTGGCGTACAAGGACGAAGAGGGCAAGTATGTGCTGGATTTGATTCTGGATGCGGCGGGCCAGAAGGGAACGGGCAAATGGACGGTGATTGCGGCGCTGGATACCGGCCAGCCGCTGACGCTGATTGGAGAAGCGGTCTTTGCGCGGTGTCTGTCGGCCCTGAAGGAGGAGCGTGTAGCTGCTTCCAAGGTGCTCAAGGGGCCTCAGGCGGCCTTTACGGGCGATAAGAAACAGATGATTGATGATTTGCGCAAGGCCCTGTACGCCTCCAAGATTGTCAGTTATGCGCAGGGGTATCAGCTGATGCGGGCGGCGGCGGCGGAATACAAGTGGAATCTGAACTACGGCGGAATTGCCCTGATGTGGCGGGGCGGCTGCATCATTCGGTCGGTCTTTTTGGGCAAGATTAAGGAGGCGTTTGACCGCAATCCGAATCTGTCGAATCTGCTGCTGGACCCGTTCTTTGCGGATGCGGTCCAGAAAGGCCAGGCCAGCTGGCGACGGGTGGTTACAATGGCGGTCCAGATGGGGATTCCGGTTCCGGCGATGGGCAGCGCCCTGGCGTTCTATGACGGATACCGCAGCGAGCGTCTGCCGGCCAACCTGCTGCAGGCCCAGCGGGATTACTTCGGCGCGCACACGTACGAGCGGGTGGACCGTCCGCGCGGGCAGTACTTCCATACGAACTGGACGGGACGGGGCGGCGAAACTTCCGCTTCGACCTATGTGGTGTAG